In Leishmania major strain Friedlin complete genome, chromosome 34, the following proteins share a genomic window:
- the DHS34 gene encoding deoxyhypusine synthase, translating to MANIAESAVLVSSASSAQAVAKLTQVQGPTSGFDKAQHIIGSYSTMGFQATNYGLARSIAQRMIRKQPPSKVYQIKDGKYVLVPPDVGEDGRTLQQEHVYPNLFMGVSANLMGTGCREAVRFLVQEGVAHRSPEASAAASADGTDDQLMFARLKREYVETYGGPPHPDEEVPRAHSFLCAIVVSGGGVEHDLRRACTAYTLHYYASEAQGHVSSTISSEATAPLEGLQQRAETPLGTGAAAGAAKPARFGNVEYPPQGSPGSALFDRLMRTFAQRLCARQARLRAAAMAKPIPDKYDDVCSWSVTPSEVWALCGLWLVDMLAEALRAVQSCPSHLTSGSGVGTAESVTANGKGQEADRDAHIATSALYRAEALARARTTVVYWAAVQQVSLFSPSFVDGDITSYLLPTPVPAARPAHRKGGSVADESAANSKELKRRRKASSSSPTAATAVEDEPPVVERLQIDLVRDVYSINKLAMLSKKTGMLICGGGVVKHHVCNANLMRNGADFTIILNNGQEFDGSDAGAKPEEALSWGKVRMEGAFVKVYGEVSTYLPLLVADVFVPAVRQRRATDDAQPRRRQSSRGARLPQDVSGHSHLCRGE from the coding sequence ATGGCGAATATTGCGGAGTCTGCCGTGCTTGTgtcctcggcctcctcggcgcAGGCGGTCGCGAAGCTGACACAAGTTCAGGGCCCCACGTCGGGCTTCGACAAGGCCCAACACATCATCGGTTCCTACTCAACAATGGGATTCCAGGCGACAAACTACGGTCTCGCCCGCTCCATCGCCCAGCGCATGATTCGAAAGCAGCCCCCTTCGAAGGTCTATCAAATAAAGGATGGCAAGTACGTACTGGTGCCGCCCGATGTCGGCGAGGACGGGAGGACGTTGCAACAAGAGCATGTCTACCCGAACCTGTTCATGGGTGTGTCTGCCAACCTCATGGGCACTGGTTGTCGCGAGGCGGTTCGGTTTCTTGTGCAGGAGGGTGTTGCCCATCGCTCGCCCGAAGcgtctgctgccgcgtcAGCAGACGGAACAGACGACCAGCTAATGTTTGCGCGACTCAAGAGGGAGTACGTCGAGACGTACGGTGGCCCTCCACACCCGGACGAGGAGGTACCTCGTGCTCACAGCTTCCTGTGCGCCATCGTCgtgagcggcggtggtgtggagcacgacctgcgccgcgcctgcacggCTTACACACTGCACTACTACGCCAGCGAAGCACAAGGACATGTAAGCAGCACCATCTCCTCCGAGGCCACAGCGCCGTTGGAAGGCCTACAGCAGCGGGCGGAAACGCCTCTCGGCactggcgcggcggccggcgcaGCGAAGCCAGCGCGCTTCGGCAACGTCGAGTACCCACCGCAGGGCAGCCCCGGCTCTGCGCTATTCGACCGCCTCATGCGCACATTTGCTCAGCGCCTCTGCGCCCGCCAGGCACGGTTGCGTGCGGCTGCTATGGCGAAGCCGATTCCTGACAAGTACGACGACGTTTGTAGCTGGTCCGTCACTCCCAGCGAGGTGTGGGCGCTGTGCGGGTTGTGGCTGGTCGACATGctcgcggaggcgctgagGGCTGTGCAGAGCTGTCCGTCTCACTTGACGAGCGGTTCTGGGGTGGGCACTGCAGAATCCGTCACCGCGAACGGGAAGGGGCAGGAAGCAGATCGAGATGCACACATTGCTACATCGGCGTTGTATCGTGCGGAAGCACTCGCCAGGGCACGCACAACTGTCGTCTACTGGGCAGCCGTGCAGCAGGTCTCTCTGTTCAGCCCTTCCTTCGTCGACGGCGACATCACGAGCTACCTGTTGCCCACGCCCGTCCCTGCAGCCCGTCCTGCGCACCGAAAAGGCGGTTCAGTTGCGGACGAGAGCGCTGCCAATTCGAAGGAGTTGAAGAGACGTCGAAAagcctcctcgtcttcgcccacggcggccaccgcgGTGGAGGACGAACCTCCGGTGGTGGAGCGCCTGCAGATCGATCTCGTCCGTGACGTGTACTCGATCAACAAGCTCGCCATGCTCAGCAAGAAGACCGGCATGCTCatctgtggtggtggtgtcgtGAAGCATCACGTATGTAACGCCAACCTCATGCGCAACGGCGCGGACTTCACCATCATCCTGAACAACGGGCAGGAGTTCGACGGCTCTGACGCCGGTGCCAAACCCGAGGAGGCACTTTCGTGGGGGAAGGTACGGATGGAAGGGGCGTTCGTGAAGGTGTATGGAGAGGTCAGCACGTACCTCCCGCTCCTGGTGGCGGACGTTTtcgtgccggcggtgcggcagcgtaGGGCTACGGAcgacgcgcagccgcgcaggaGGCAATCCTCGCGAGgcgcgcgtctgccgcaAGACGTCTCCGGGCACTCTCACCTGTGTCGTGGAGAATGA